In the genome of Raphanus sativus cultivar WK10039 chromosome 4, ASM80110v3, whole genome shotgun sequence, one region contains:
- the LOC108848455 gene encoding sugar transporter ERD6-like 18 isoform X3, which yields MCLLLLWCCCWLYLRCRDRNYARYGPFYSRTFGSFSTLGAAVGALFSGKMAIMLGRRGDVLWLDFGRLSSGIGIGLISYVVPVYIAEIAPKHVRGTFTFSNQLLQNAGVAMVYFGGNFLNWRMMALLGGLPCAIQAVGLFFVPESPRWLAKVGTEKELENSLLRLRGRDADISHEASEIQVMTRIVASDSKSSFSDLFQKKYRHTLVVGIGLMLIQQFSGSAAVISYASTIFRKAGFSVAIGSTMLGLFMIPKAMIGLILVDKWGRRPLLLTSACGMSITCMLLGIVFALQKMQLLPELTPVFTFICVTLYIATYAIGVGGLPWVIMSEIFPINIKVTAGSLVTLASWSSSSIVTYAFNFLFEWSTQGTFYIFGAIGGGALLFIWLLVPETKGLSLEEIQISLTGQPDEISHM from the exons CATTTGGCTCATTCTCCACGTTGGGAGCTGCAGTCGGTGCGCTGTTCAGCGGTAAAATGGCGATCATGCTAGGAAGAAGAgga GATGTGTTGTGGCTGGACTTTGGAAGATTATCATCAGGGATTGGAATTGGCTTGATTAGCTATGTG GTACCTGTCTACATAGCCGAAATTGCGCCAAAACATGTTCGCGGTACATTTACCTTTTCTAATCAg CTTCTTCAAAACGCTGGAGTCGCCATGGTTTATTTTGGCGGGAATTTCTTGAACTGGAGGATGATGGCTTTACTAG GTGGTTTACCATGCGCCATTCAAGCAGTCGGTTTATTCTTTGTACCAGAATCCCCAAGATGGCTG GCAAAAGTTGGTACGGAAAAAGAACTAGAAAATTCACTGCTTCGGCTTAGAGGGAGAGATGCTGATATTTCACACGAAGCTTCAGAGATTCAA gttATGACCAGAATTGTAGCAAGTGATTCAAAGTCGAGCTTTTCTGATTTGTTCCAGAAAAAGTATAGACATACTCTCGTG GTAGGGATCGGACTAATGTTGATACAGCAGTTCTCAGGAAGTGCTGCTGTAATCTCTTATGCAAGTACCATTTTTAGAAAAGCTG GTTTTTCGGTGGCCATTGGATCTACGATGTTAGGCCTATTCATG ATACCAAAAGCCATGATTGGTCTAATTCTTGTAGATAAATGGGGCAGACGGCCCCTCTTGTTG ACTTCTGCGTGTGGGATGAGCATAACTTGCATGCTTCTTGGGATCGTTTTCGCATTACAG AAAATGCAATTACTTCCAGAACTAACTCCAGTATTCACGTTTATATGCGTTACG CTGTATATTGCAACTTATGCAATAGGCGTGGGAGGCCTCCCTTGGGTAATTATGTCAGAG ATATTtccaataaatataaaagtaacaGCAGGGAGTTTAGTTACGTTAGCCTCATGGTCAAGTAGTTCCATCGTCACTTACGCTTTCAACTTTCTATTCGAATGGAGCACTCAAG ggACATTTTACATATTTGGGGCTATCGGAGGAGGAGCGTTGCTTTTTATTTGGTTGCTCGTTCCGGAAACGAAAGGATTGTCACTTGAAGAAATACAAATTTCACTTACTGGTCAGCCCGACGAGATAAGTCATATGTAG
- the LOC108848455 gene encoding sugar transporter ERD6-like 18 isoform X2 has translation MAIMLGRRGTMWVSNILCITGWLSIAFAKDVLWLDFGRLSSGIGIGLISYVVPVYIAEIAPKHVRGTFTFSNQLLQNAGVAMVYFGGNFLNWRMMALLGGLPCAIQAVGLFFVPESPRWLAKVGTEKELENSLLRLRGRDADISHEASEIQVMTRIVASDSKSSFSDLFQKKYRHTLVVGIGLMLIQQFSGSAAVISYASTIFRKAGFSVAIGSTMLGLFMIPKAMIGLILVDKWGRRPLLLTSACGMSITCMLLGIVFALQKMQLLPELTPVFTFICVTLYIATYAIGVGGLPWVIMSEIFPINIKVTAGSLVTLASWSSSSIVTYAFNFLFEWSTQGTFYIFGAIGGGALLFIWLLVPETKGLSLEEIQISLTGQPDEISHM, from the exons ATGGCGATCATGCTAGGAAGAAGAgga ACAATGTGGGTGTCCAATATCCTCTGCATCACTGGTTGGCTGTCCATCGCTTTCGCTAAG GATGTGTTGTGGCTGGACTTTGGAAGATTATCATCAGGGATTGGAATTGGCTTGATTAGCTATGTG GTACCTGTCTACATAGCCGAAATTGCGCCAAAACATGTTCGCGGTACATTTACCTTTTCTAATCAg CTTCTTCAAAACGCTGGAGTCGCCATGGTTTATTTTGGCGGGAATTTCTTGAACTGGAGGATGATGGCTTTACTAG GTGGTTTACCATGCGCCATTCAAGCAGTCGGTTTATTCTTTGTACCAGAATCCCCAAGATGGCTG GCAAAAGTTGGTACGGAAAAAGAACTAGAAAATTCACTGCTTCGGCTTAGAGGGAGAGATGCTGATATTTCACACGAAGCTTCAGAGATTCAA gttATGACCAGAATTGTAGCAAGTGATTCAAAGTCGAGCTTTTCTGATTTGTTCCAGAAAAAGTATAGACATACTCTCGTG GTAGGGATCGGACTAATGTTGATACAGCAGTTCTCAGGAAGTGCTGCTGTAATCTCTTATGCAAGTACCATTTTTAGAAAAGCTG GTTTTTCGGTGGCCATTGGATCTACGATGTTAGGCCTATTCATG ATACCAAAAGCCATGATTGGTCTAATTCTTGTAGATAAATGGGGCAGACGGCCCCTCTTGTTG ACTTCTGCGTGTGGGATGAGCATAACTTGCATGCTTCTTGGGATCGTTTTCGCATTACAG AAAATGCAATTACTTCCAGAACTAACTCCAGTATTCACGTTTATATGCGTTACG CTGTATATTGCAACTTATGCAATAGGCGTGGGAGGCCTCCCTTGGGTAATTATGTCAGAG ATATTtccaataaatataaaagtaacaGCAGGGAGTTTAGTTACGTTAGCCTCATGGTCAAGTAGTTCCATCGTCACTTACGCTTTCAACTTTCTATTCGAATGGAGCACTCAAG ggACATTTTACATATTTGGGGCTATCGGAGGAGGAGCGTTGCTTTTTATTTGGTTGCTCGTTCCGGAAACGAAAGGATTGTCACTTGAAGAAATACAAATTTCACTTACTGGTCAGCCCGACGAGATAAGTCATATGTAG
- the LOC108848351 gene encoding uncharacterized protein LOC108848351, with the protein MALVRRLQTVRSLLLRTAGSRESSSLPFRSGNEFSWTQAGDGFRFGCGRSFHSSLCHVPDTHGKSVYSSLYESHNAAGTHLLRSTMIAEAVPFSCDKRYATTQVKAPPQLQKTGAVRVSMVSPGFVYEPYALHENIPWWRRCFTRSGWKRTKEDFVRELRSAYAIAKLRKTGYSKNKFYVEALELYKEINIMMANGDKKTIRKNVTERMYSALKNEIKQREARWGSVYWELVEPVIKIKTLQARLIGIDRTDLNKAFIQLTLEFLTKQKFEAYDTKGNVVAGDKKKEVLVRDIWVFEKSLFHTGACWRLCGRIEFPSKDKIQPAV; encoded by the exons ATGGCGCTCGTGAGGAGGTTACAGACAGTTCGTTCATTGCTGCTGAGAACAGCTGGATCAAGAGAATCTTCTTCACTTCC CTTTCGTAGTGGAAATGAGTTCTCTTGGACTCAAGCTGGAGATGGGTTCAGATTCGGGTGTGGGAGGAGCTTTCATTCTTCTCTTTGTCACG TTCCTGATACTCATGGGAAAAGCGTGTATTCGAGCTTATATGAGAGTCACAACGCTGCCGGCACACATTTGCTTCGATCTACAATG ATTGCAGAGGCTGTTCCGTTTAGCTGTGATAAAAGATATGCTACAACGCAAGTTAAGGCTCCACCTCAGCTACAGAAAACG GGTGCTGTTAGAGTTTCGATGGTAAGCCCTGGATTTGTTTACGAGCCCTACGCACTCCATGAGAACATCCCCTGGTGGCGGAG ATGTTTCACAAGAAGCGGTTGGAAAAGAACCAAAGAGGACTTCGTACGGGAG CTAAGAAGTGCCTACGCTATTGCAAAGTTAAGAAAGACTGGGTACTCAAAGAATAAGTTCTACGTAGAAGCACTAGAGCTTTACAAAGAG ATTAACATTATGATGGCCAATGGTGACAAGAAGACAATAAGGAAAAACGTAACTGAGAGGATGTATTCT GCATTGAAGAACGAAATTAAACAAAGAGAAGCCAGGTGGGGTAGTGTTTACTGGGAATTGGTTGAACCGGtcatcaaaatcaaaactttacaAGCTCGACTG ATCGGCATTGACAGGACAGACCTCAACAAAGCATTCATACAACTGACACTTGAGTTTCTGACAAAGCAG AAATTTGAAGCATACGATACAAAAGGCAATGTAGTAGCTGGAGACAAGAAGAAAGAG GTGCTTGTACGTGACATCTGGGTCTTTGAGAAGTCTCTGTTCCACACAGGAGCCTGCTGGCGTCTTTGTGGCCGTATTGAATTTCCTTCAAAGGATAAAATCCAACCTGccgtctga
- the LOC108848538 gene encoding LOW QUALITY PROTEIN: glutathione synthetase, chloroplastic (The sequence of the model RefSeq protein was modified relative to this genomic sequence to represent the inferred CDS: inserted 2 bases in 1 codon; deleted 2 bases in 1 codon): protein MVSGCSSLSLSFSSSTSTFIATAFSISSPPPALHSNPRSXLLLQRSEMESQKQPMFQVENFDDEFVQKLVYDALVWCSLHGLVVGDKTYQKSGTVPGVGMTHAPISLLPTPFPESYWKQACEVAPIFNELVDRVSLDSKFIQDSLSRTKKADIFTSRLLDIHSKMLESNKKEDIRLGLHRSDYMLDEETKSLLQIEMNTISCSFPGFGCLVTELHQSLLRSHGDHLGLDSERVPKNTSSSKFADALAKAWLEYNNPRAVVMVVVQQEERNMYDQHWLSSVLREKHNIVTIRKSLAEVEKEGSVQEDGTLVVDGQAVSVVYYRSGYTPRDYPSESEWNARLLIEQSSAVKCPCIAYHLAGTKKIQQELAKPGVLERFVDNKDDIAKLRECFAGLWSLDDPEIFKKAIEKPELFVMKPQREGGGNNIYGDDVRENLLRLQKEGEEENAAYILMQRIFPKVSNVFLVREGVYHKDQAISELGIYGAYLRNKERVVINEQSGYLMRTKVSSSDEGGVAAGFAVLDSICLN, encoded by the exons ATGGTCAGTGGCtgctcttctctctcttta tctttctcttcttccacTTCCACTTTCATTGCCACTGCTTTCTCtatttcttctcctcctcctgcGTTACACTCAAATCCAAGAAG TCTCCTTTTACAGAGATCCGAGATGGAATCACAGAAACAACCCATGTTCCAAGTCGAAAACTTTGACGATGAGTTTGTTCAGAAGCTGGTCTATGATGCTCTCGTCTGGTGTTCCCTTCACGGTCTTGTCGTTGGTGACAAAACTTATCAG AAATCAGGAACAGTTCCAGGTGTTGGGATGACGCACGCCCCGATTTCGTTGCTACCAACTCCGTTCCCGGAAAGTTACTGGAAGCAAGCTTGTGAAGTTGCTCCTATCTTCAACGAATTGGTTGATCGTGTCAGCCTGGATTCCAAATTCATTCAGGATAGTCTCTCCAG AACGAAAAAAGCAGACATCTTTACATCTAGACTTCTCGACATTCACTCCAAGATGCTAGAAAGCAACAAGAAAGAG GACATTCGTTTGGGTTTACACCGGTCAGATTATATGCTTGACGAAGAAACAAAATCACTTCTTCAGATAGAGATGAATACTATTTCTTGTTCCTTTCCAGGCTTTGGTTGTCTTGTTACCGAGCTACACCA GTCACTGCTTAGATCTCATGGGGATCATCTTGGGCTAGACTCTGAACGTGTACCCAAGAACACTTCCTCTAGCAAGTTTGCTGACGCATTGGCTAAAGCTTGGTTGGAGTACAACAACCCAAG AGCGGTGGTCATGGTAGTTGTGCAGCAGGAGGAACGCAACATGTACGATCAGCATTGGCTAAGCAGCGTATTGAGAGAAAA GCACAATATTGTAACCATTAGGAAGAGTTTAGCAGAAGTCGAAAAAGAAGGGAGTGTACAAGAGGATGGAACCCTTGTTGT CGATGGCCAAGCAGTCTCTGTAGTTTATTACAGATCAGGTTATACTCCCAGAGATTATCCATCTGAATCA GAATGGAATGCTAGGTTGCTTATAGAGCAGTCCTCAGCTGTCAAATGCCCGTGTATAGCTTATCACTTGGCTGGCACCAAGAAAATCCAGCAAGAACTTGCAAAACCAGGTGTTCTTGAGAG GTTTGTGGATAACAAAGATGACATTGCTAAGCTGAGGGAATGCTTTGCTGGACTTTGGAGCTTGGACGATCCAGAAATCTTCAAGAAAGCAATCGAAAAGCCTGAGTTGTTCGTTATGAAGCCTCAGAGAGAAGGAGGAG GTAACAATATCTATGGAGATGATGTGAGGGAAAATCTTCTGAGGTtgcagaaagaaggagaggaagAAAACGCTGCGTATATCTTAATGCAGAGGATATTCCCAAAAGTCTCAAACGTGTTCTTGGTGCGAGAAGGGGTTTACCATAAAGATCAAGCTATATCAGAACTTGGAATCTACGGTGCTTACCTCAG GAACAAGGAGAGAGTTGTAATAAACGAGCAGAGTGGTTATCTGATGCGCACAAAGGTCTCGTCATCAGATGAAGGTGGTGTTGCTGCTGGTTTTGCCGTTTTGGACAGCATTTGTTTGAATTGA